DNA sequence from the Pungitius pungitius chromosome 3, fPunPun2.1, whole genome shotgun sequence genome:
TAGAGAATTAAAATAGCAGATGTCACTGTATTAAGAGACGTTGAGAGGCAACGGGAATCAAGTAATCGTGGTTAGTGGCATTATGGTACATTATATTGCAAAAAATCATTCCAAGCCAGGGAAAGAATTCATATAAAGTTCATAAAAATTTCCAGGAATTTTATCACCGTGGGAATCTCCTCGTGTCAGtcaacaaaatcaaaatcaccaTCTTCTTCATCAGCATATACTGTGGCTAAAACACTTTCtacaaaacagacacagaaCACACTCACTCAGGATGATGTATCTGTTCCTTTTCaccgcctccagcagcagcttgacCTCACTGAAGGAGAACCTCGGCTTGATTCTCGACCCCCCTCTTACTCCTCCTGCCTTCAACTCTTCATCGTCATCGCGCCAAGAGGCCGACATGGTTCCACCTTTGCCTCGTGCACTACTCCTTCTCTGACGGCTCACTACAACTCAGTACGTCACCTACTCCGAGTCTCACAACTGACTGCTCCGGATCCACCTTCCAGCGTGGACTGAAGACACCTGTTTGACTGCACAAGGCCTGCAACCAAAAGACAGACAGCGAGTGAGGTGTTGAAGGGAAACTGGGAGGAGGTAGAtagcacacaggggagaaaacATTTGAGTAACTGGAGTAACTCGAGGTACGGCCAAATACCAGCTCGTATTCTGAAACTCATGTCCAATCTTCACTCTTACAGACAaactttaatattattatagtattattaCGTTTTTACGATTTACTTtaatcacaatatatatatatatattatttttgtgtcattttccaCAGATGGCAGTTCCACACCGATATTAATATATCACGAATATGTCAaagagcaccagagtgacttCCCCCGTTTGCCCGACTAATGACcccgaagttgtaaacctaggggatgAACAGTGTTCACTGGATACATTTGACAATGGATTTTGTGATTTTTGTGATCAGACAGACCTCGAGGCGAAGCAACACAAACCAAAGTAAAGCGCAAATGCTGGAGGATATTTACTTGTTCTTCTTCAATTGATGAAAGAACTTCTATTATTAAGCCTAATTAGATTACGACTGCATCATTGTGTTTGAAAGCAGGTCATTGAAAGCGTTTGTCCCTCTCTTAATATGAGGCTGTGTGACCCAAAACGTTTAAAAACGTGAATTGATCTTCTTCAGGCTGGATACTGGATGCTTTTAGCTTGTCGTTGAATCGAGCTATCAAGAGTACGTAGAGAACACTGCATCACTTCAACCTGACTGACGACTGAAAGGAAATACAGAGACAAAGATCTCTGTGAGCAAATAATAGAGTACGGGCAGAAGAAGTCGGGAGAAAATTGAGCAAAGCTCTTCTTTAACCCCCAATAGAAACAGAAGGTTCTTCTTTAAGCTAAACATAAGATTGCAATGGCTTGGAAATCTGTTCACAGGCTGAGCAAACAAAATTGGATGGAGTGACTGCTACAGTTCCTCACCATAGACAAACTTACATATTTAGCTAAATCAAAATATAACATCTTTGCAAAAATGTATGGCATACGTGTCACCAAATACTGCTATTTGTAGCACTGCTACTGCTATTTGTTGTCTTTGCTGAGAAACAGTCAGTTAACCCCTAACAACATTATGGCActgatatttttatatatatttgaaatatttgccTATATGTATTTTCTGAAGgtgccttgtttttttgttgtttatgtaatgtggaaaaaaataataatttgtcacaaaaaaaacacatcaggacTGACACGTGGACTTAGATCCGTTTCAACTTTTGTAATGCAGAGGGCCCCAAAAACTAAATATCAAATGCCAATAAAGAATTTTATggactggaaaaaaaatcagtatTTAGTCGTCCTAAACCTTTGTGGCAACATTGACCAAGTACGAATCATTCTGTTCCTGGTTAAGAGTCAAAGTCATTTCTGATGTAAAATAGGACATTTGCTGTCTGTATAAAGGTGTTTTTAAACATCTTTATTCAAATAGTTATGAAGGGAATAAAGTATCTTCGAGTATACGTTAATATATtgataatttaatttatattttgttatgtGTTCTTTCTTGTAGTGATTGTCATTCATGTTGAAAACCTCCAACAAAaagttataaaaaaagaaaaccagtgtTTGCTCTGACCACGTGGTCCGTCTCAACCAATGAGCTCTGATCTTCTCGAGTCTTTGTTGAGCTCGTGCCTGGCGGATCGATCCGCACACAAGCAGCCGTGACCGATTCCTCCATCTCTCGACGCTATTGTACCGTTACGTAGGGGCTGAAGCAACGACACGGGATCTACGTCGAGTTTCCGTAAACATACGTGGTCTCGATGATCGTAAACGCGTGTTCCCGACAGGCGTGTTCTGCTCGTGGGCCGACTGACAGTAAACGTTACACAACGGCCGGTGGGCGAGCTCGACTCGGACATGTCCGCTGGCCCCCTTGCTACGCGGCGGTTCTTCTCATCACAGCTATCACCGTCGGTCTCCGCTGCGGTCGGTTAACGACAATCCCTCGCGCTGTGCGGTGATAAAACGCGCTGAAAATGTTGAGAATAGTTACCGGGAAAATGGCGTtgttctctctccccctccttcctccgtcGCTTCTCCCGAAAGTTCGGAGTGTCGAGAAAAGCCGAACTGCGCAGACTCcgaattttttttctctcccttgaACGCGCAACATTTTGCAGCTTGCTGCGCGCCCCCAGCTGACCCAGTTACAGCGTGCACCAATCACTAACAATCTCAATGAAACATACCCCAAAACGCACAAATTCTACGCAATGAATActattgtttatattttattagaGAAACAAATGGACAATGATCCTCTGGGTTGTTGAGTATTCACCTGGACAGTCCCTTACCCTTAACCCAATCAACGCCCCGTTATTGTTCATAACTTTTGATTTTAGCATGCCATTACAATGCACGAGCTCTAGTCGCGCCATTGAGCGTAGTGATCTTCAACCAGCTGTGTGGTTATCAGGTCATCAGATTCATTGTAccaaaatattaataataaccaCGCTAATAACtaggtttttaaaataaacacaccgCAAACAATAGTCTATTAATTCCAGCATAAGGTCACGCCACGTCACATGTAGGTTAAAACCGAATGTTTCTGAACATCCAAAGCAGCTACTGAAACAATGTGAGCGCATtggctttaatgaaaaatacattgaaCAAAGCACAAAATCAGAATCAGTCAATGCTGTGACTTATAAGAGATTTTGATGGTCACCAAAAACATTGATGCGCTCAGACTCCTAGTTATCGTCATTTCACCACCATTTTATATCAATGTGgaaagaagatggagaggccAGGAAGAAGGGCAGGTTCCATGCTCGTCCTCTTGGTGTCGCCAGAGATCTTCCCCTCGGAGAGAATACGTGTTTCTGTCTGCTGGGCAATACCCAGCAGCGCCTGCAGAGGGCGCCATCACGCACGTGTTTCACCCTCTATTTAGCTTTTCAAGAAAGAAAGATTGAGGGGGGTGTAGAAGTGATTACACAGAAGTTTTTTTGTGGAAATTTGGACATATATCCTGGACATGGTTATCAgagattttatttcttttttaaaatatctgcTCGATAGAAGTTAAATACAGGCCCAACAGAGCCGCTCTTTGGCAGGGTCGTTTTCATTGTGGAAGTACTTCCTGATTTGACTtgattctgctgctgctgctggtgcagtgACCCAGTTTAACCTTCAGGCATCATTGAAGCTCCGTATGATAGAACTGTTAAGTGACCACAAATGCCATCTCACAGGGGAAACCTTAAGCGACGTATGCCTTGTCgtgaaataattaaaagaatCATATGACACATAAAAGGATTCTCGCAACTGAGAATCGGTGCAATTGACAAACCGCAGCAAAAATGTCACACGAAAGAAAACACtgcttaaaaaaacaccaatatAAAGCAGTAAATAAAGGCAGCAGCACTTTCCCAAAACAGGTGGAAGCATTGGCTAATTGCAAGTATGGTGAATGAGTAGAAGAAGAGTGAAACAAAAGAGCGCTCCTTCTATCGTTTAATGAGGTTATTGGCCTTCTGGTTGGCAGCGTCGATACGGGACACGTTGAGTATAGcctgcagggagagaaaaaagaaacagaacagTTTGTGATGGGTTCTCATTGTTTGTAGCCCGCTGAGATGTTTTCTGGAACTTGCTAGGTGGAGATATGTGCCGACAGGACCTTTCCCTGTATGCGCTCGATCTGGACGTTCTGTGTGTCTATCTCGTTGCCCATGTCCAGGGCCATGCTCTTCAGATTCCCAATGATGCTGCCGACATGAACCAGGTTCTCCTCCATCTCGTCCTCCCGGGCATCGTTAGTCACCCTGGAATAGAGCAAAgtaaatattgtgtgtgtgtgattatgtcCTGTGTTTGACTGCTACTGTGTGACTAACGGCTGGTAGTATTACATTACACATCTGCCTCGCCTAACACAACAGACGCTATAAGCATTCATTGAgcgctctctccctcgctccacCTTCGAATGTGTCCTCCGCTCATGATCATTTGCTCCCTCTCATCAACGACTCGAGACGACGGCGGCTGATTGGACACAACGCCGTCCTGACCAGATCCTCCGCCCCAAACTGCCTTGTACGCCCCGCTTTCCTCAAAGGCCTTCAGtctgagtgagagaaagagaatgaaCGTTTTATCATTCACCTGTTGAATGTGATGCTCCTAGAACCACTCTGCACCCATACTGGTCTTAGAGCTGCAGTACAGACTTGTATTGTTCTATTGTGATACAAGCTTTAGCGGAGTAGTATCTTTTAGGCAATGCATGTGTGGGACCTCACCAGTGTGGGTACATCAGTGGTGCGTTTGTACAGTAGAGACGACAAACATGCTGTAAGATGATATCCAAACGGCTGAAAATCAATACAGCAATGCAGGCGGGCCACAAAGGGGAGCAGGAAAAGGGTGTGCTGGAAAGGTCTGACACCACCTACTTATCACAGGAGCAGAGGCCACAGCACTTGCCCAGGTCAGTCAGGtttttctctgcctccttcATATCAGAGTTGATCTGATCCAAGCCCTCCTCTATGCGCTCCAACTGCTCtatgagaggagagggaggaggggcgggtAAAGGACACGGAGAAGGAGTGGAGGgacgagcaggaggaagaagacagatgggttggagatggagggaaagaggaggaggaaaagggggggccGAAAGAGGGGTTGGATGGATAtgatggggagaaaaaaggtAAGGGGGTAGGCAAAAAGGACAGAGTGGaaatagagggagggaggagatggtggagggcagcagcaaaataaaatcAGCAACTGTTACCTGAAAGCCCCGCAgctgaactgaaaaaaaataacagctaCCAGCAAATGAGAATAAGACGCTCATAATTTTAAAACAATCAAAATCCACTGACAAATGCCAAAAAAGGAGGCCCCGTGCATAGGGGCCAGCTGGTTACACCCCTACCTCGGGGCCCAGTTCCATCATGTTTTACAACTCAGCAAACCCAACTGAAATATAGTTAATACATAATTAATAGATAATTCTTGATCCTGAATTagtttttatttgagtttttatttattatgtattaatctatttatcatttattgtatttaaaCTTTCCCCTAGTCACTGTTCACTTACTTGAATCCTTCTTTCTCTCACATGTGTCTCCATGTCCTTAAACCTCCTCCAGAGGTAATTGTGGGATACAGAAAAGTCTAGAAATGTCATGCAGAAATATCTGAGAGGAGAAGGCTTTGTCATAAGATGGATTGACAAATCACTTCAGCCCTTGTTGATGAAGTAAAGAACAGCATTAAATAACCTGTACATCATCTGGATGGTCTAAATTACTGACAACAGTTAATGTTTTGTTGAAAgacagctttttaaaattggCGTTgtcaaaatgtataatttttgGATCATTGGGGAAATTTAAAATTCTAAATATGGGTGGATAGATGAGGGGAGTGGGGTGGATGGATTGAGGCATAACTAACATTGGTGTTGTTATTGTGGAACCAAATTCACAATAAAAACTCTTATTCAAGCTAATTTAATGGAACTGGGCATCAGTGAGTTGTTTTCAGGCCACCAGTTGGGTCGAGGTGCGGTTCCTACTTCCTGAAAGGCCAGATGCACAGACCACAGCACTGGGCCATGTCTGTCAGGTTCTTCTCGGCCTCTCTCATGTCCCTGCTGATGGAGTCCATCCCTTCCTCAATGCGCTCCAACTGCTCTGTGAGGAACACGAGTTTCATGGCACTGGGTTTAAGATGCCAACGGTTTCAACACAGAGGGGGCATGTTCAGAAGGACATGTTCACCCACTGCTCACTGTCCCCGTACATTAAGGCTCACGTTTTGTCCCTGAGTGTTCCCAGGTTTCAGACAACACTGTCTTAGGGATCCTTCGTTAGACTTGTCTGAAAATAATTCATCTGTATATTGCACATTGTTTAAGTAACAATCCAACTCAAGCTAGCAGAGATTCTACTGATCCCTGCAATTTAAAAGCGAAAGCACAAGTGTAAAACAGAGCTTTTTTTAACTCACAGATGAGAGCAGCGTGAACTAGTCTTAACAAAGGAGAATTTAAAGAGGGAGCAAATTGAACTAATTACCTCCTTGTTCATCCAGCATAACCACAGCTCTGATCCCGGCGTCTTTACTCTGCAGGAAGGAGCACAGAGAGTCACATGAGTACAGCTTTCCCATCCAGCTGTCATGAAAAGCAGCTTGCAGTTAGACCATCTATCTGCtacactcaaaaaaacaacgctttcaacgaacttaataaaatcatggaaatgatttgcacactattttattgattctttgaGCATTAAGAAATTATGTTGATACGACTTGATGTATTTGAGTAGGATcaacttaatttattatggttggttcaacgcattttcttgggttgtgtcaaactcaaatgaatacaGTTGGTTTGACTAATGCCACATTAGTAAAATGTAGGCTAGTCAATGAAGTTAGACCAacccaaattattcaatttaatcctGCCCAAGAAAAATAGGTTGGACTAACTCTAATAAATTACGTTGATCCGACTCGAGTATATTATAGTGAACCAACTTAATTGCTTATTGCTTAAAGAAAGCAgttaaattatgttgaaatactttCCATGATTTCGCTATAGTAATACTAAAAATGTTAGTGTTAACATTTACCCTGAACCACAACTGAAACtaagttttaacaaaatatacaactgtgttggctggaaacaagacaaatgagagatgttgcaatacaactgtatttctcaaagtaggcactgaataatgttttaatgagcagcttctcttataaacatacatatcaAAAGCTTTTCTCAACTTTCTATGACACttacacaattaaaatacatttttgaaagtgctAACAGTGGTTATTAGTGCAGTCTTGACCTGAACTCTGAAGActttgtctttgtacaaacatccCTCTTATCCTCTTACATTCACAACATTCATCTTAAACACTTGTGATTACTTACTTAATGCACTGGTGAACACgcaggaatacagaaaataataaacacacacagaagtgtctaatctgctttagccatcataatgtgtctaacgggatagctttattttgagagcttgtccttttatggatagtttgtttgggtctagttccattattattttctgcagaacttcaaaagtatacttGAGCTCTGGAGGGTAGCTCAAGTTGAGAGCATACACAAGCGCAAGCAACATTGACACTGCAAAGGGTACATTTCCCAACTCGCTCAGCACTTCCACCCCCTCCAGAATGACTCCGACTTCATCTGGGTCATCACTGGGCTCCGCTCCTTCTTTTCGAATCACATGGATCGCAAAGACTGTCTCCGCCATAGCTGTTTGACTGCTTTCAATATTCTGTGACAAAACAGTTaacaaaagcaatcatttttcacttatgtgcattacatgccatttttattgcactattttactgtataaacagctatcaataacttcattcacattagggctttcaaagaatattctatattcaaatatatattcaaatagttgaaaacaacactaaGAAGTTAAGTTGGGCCAACTTAATCGTATTTGATCTTACCCAAGTAAAGATAAAGGTAAATGAACATACCGTGTAttccttcaccagcttctctgGATCTTCGTTCAAGTAAACATATAGACCTTTGAGGACGCATTCTCGTCTGACGTCAATGCTGGCAGTCTAAGTATgcagataaaataacattaggaaCACCATCTAAACCAACCATCTTATTAATCACAATGAGTAACCATGCAATATCAGTGTGTAAATTAGTATGTGAACCCTTGGGATCCAGGAGTGTTAGCAACAAGTGCAGACGACCAATAAAGGCAACaagtaagtaaacaaaatacaaaagttctACGAGTAGAATAGCCTCTCTTTAACTTTTCCATTGTCATCATACCTGGGTTATGGGTACCATGATGCTCTTGATCTTTCTCCCTTGAACTCCACTTTTCTTGGCATACACCTGGATCAGGTTTTCAGAGTACAGATccagctgggagaagaactTTGACTGCAAATTGATTGTTGTGATTCTCTTGAATTCCAGGAGACTTGTAGTGGGATGGTGTAGTCAGTGAGGTTGATCCAAGACACACTTTGGGGGATAGCAGACACAGGACACTTTTGCAGTCAGAAATTGCTGCAATAAAGTCAGATAGAACAATCAATTAATATTCATGGAGGTTAAGGCCTCCTAAGTcagtgacgcgcgaaaaactcccggttgttgtgacgcatcagaccagtgtgtgcgcgggggccgggtggccagagcggagccagCCCATTGACAGTACCCCAATGACAGTACTGTACTTTGAAATGtggaattaaaatggaaatggagaTTTGTCTGGTTTGATCAATCATTATTCTAAATAAACTGCatgctatacatttttatatgtataaatatatatacagatcgCTCCAAAATAGCGTTCGCCTCCGGCGGGCCGCGGAGACGCCGCCTTCGGTTTAACTGCGGCGGAACGGCGGCTGGCCGTCCGGGAAACGAAGCGGTTGCCGCTGGCGGTGCGCCGCAAACGTGTTTGCGATTACGTCATACTGTCGCTTCTACTGCCTCTGGAGAACCGCCGATGGTCCGCCGACTCATTGCTATCTTTCTATCTATGAGAGTCGGTAAAACGGCCTGCTATATTTGCCGCGCGCAGCTATTGGCCATGTTCCAAACTAACGTTTGTATTACTCTTAGTAAATGAAACGTGTGCTtagtcatttattgtcattcaaattcagcagTAACGTTAGCGCGCTAATGTAACCCTACAAGGAGTATGCTAACGTCATTAAGTCAACGTTAGCTAGTCGTGAACACCTTATAATATATTGCTAAAACGTTAACTCGTCATTAACAATAGCTCACTGTTCACCGTTCACATTGGTAGGTTGCAAAAAGGAGTAACGTAACGTTATATAAGCTAACACGACATTGCTAGCCATGCGCATGGGGACTttaccctttttaaatgtagtaaaaaataacactacataaaaaatagcataaacagaacaacgagctaagatatgaagacattaatgcacgtataattgttttacatttaaaaggatGGTGATGGATTTCTGCTTACCTTTTCCATGTGCGGCCAACGGTGTATCTTCTTAATCTGGTTCTGACGAAGACTGCCTTCGCCTTGGTTTTCGCGGTCATGCCTGGCTACTCGATTCTCTCAGTTAATCGCAACATGAATGGATCTAATAAACGTTACGTTTTTGAAGTTCATGCCAATCCTACATGACTGAATCACgttcacattgaaaacattaatgaatatcgttcattctacatgttacacattagtaaatgtaacaaccagccaatatcctttttttgagtgtaTGTTCCAAAGCCCCAAAT
Encoded proteins:
- the zgc:101731 gene encoding SNARE_SNAP25N and SNARE_SNAP23C domain-containing protein — translated: MASDPPILSEQQELQRRGNQVTDESLESTRRMMQLVEESKDAGIRAVVMLDEQGEQLERIEEGLDQINSDMKEAEKNLTDLGKCCGLCSCDKLKAFEESGAYKAVWGGGSGQDGVVSNQPPSSRVVDEREQMIMSGGHIRRVTNDAREDEMEENLVHVGSIIGNLKSMALDMGNEIDTQNVQIERIQGKAILNVSRIDAANQKANNLIKR